One stretch of Myxocyprinus asiaticus isolate MX2 ecotype Aquarium Trade chromosome 23, UBuf_Myxa_2, whole genome shotgun sequence DNA includes these proteins:
- the LOC127414235 gene encoding AP-5 complex subunit sigma-1-like, whose protein sequence is MVLCFLIQTVCPVSALSTGESRILYSRVFGPETADGRDFTPEHRRLMQKEKLHMVTRQVRSAVTLSREASGNLCVEAVLGEEAVALGEAESGVFSLGNADLFPDRSVVLWLGVQSLAFTLVCRPHENLLLAEGTLRSIARHCLEELRLLGPGSEVLLKSDRVDAVLQRLLPHGQLLFLNHRFAFSLDKEIASYVSK, encoded by the exons ATGGTGCTGTGCTTCTTAATCCAAACGGTGTGTCCGGTGAGCGCACTGTCCACTGGCGAGAGCCGGATACTCTACTCGCGTGTATTCGGACCAGAGACCGCAGATGGCCGTGACTTCACACCGGAGCACAGACGATTGATGCAGAAAGAGAAACTTCACATGGTAACGAG GCAGGTACGAAGTGCTGTGACTCTAAGCAGGGAGGCCTCAGGCAATCTGTGTGTGGAAGCTGTGCTGGGTGAGGAGGCTGTGGCACTGGGTGAAGCCGAGAGTGGTGTGTTTTCTCTGGGCAACGCAGACTTGTTTCCAGATCGGAGTGTTGTTCTGTGGCTGGGGGTGCAGTCTCTTGCATTCACTCTGGTCTGCAGACCCCACGAGAATCTTTTGCTTGCAGAAGGAACACTTCGCAGCATTGCACGTCACTGTCTAGAGGAACTACGTCTGCTGGGACCTGGTTCTGAG GTATTGCTGAAAAGTGATCGAGTGGACGCAGTGTTGCAGAGACTCCTTCCTCATGGTCAGCTCCTTTTCCTCAACCACCGTTTTGCCTTCAGCTTGGATAAAGAGATAGCAAGCTACGTGAGCaaatga